Proteins encoded together in one Qingshengfaniella alkalisoli window:
- a CDS encoding DUF1127 domain-containing protein, producing the protein MKLHEGAMMNILKSIGGGLVNWAQAVMDAGQISSEIKRLSSLNDADLKKLGLSRSDIPSYVARNHAYI; encoded by the coding sequence GTGAAATTGCACGAGGGTGCCATGATGAACATTCTGAAATCGATCGGCGGCGGTCTGGTGAACTGGGCGCAGGCTGTCATGGATGCAGGGCAGATCAGCAGCGAAATCAAACGGTTGTCATCTTTGAATGATGCTGACTTGAAAAAACTGGGCCTGTCGCGCTCGGACATTCCGTCCTATGTCGCGCGCAACCACGCGTATATCTGA
- a CDS encoding antibiotic ABC transporter, with protein sequence MTYCRRTSPFDLWSLAVQTSWMMAEAQAVIWMRLMGMAGLWSVASSEQPRMFTEKVDAYMRAVAAAQRAAFDGASATRTAAVALKPYSSRTAGNVRRLSRCGPKRK encoded by the coding sequence ATGACGTACTGCCGCAGAACAAGTCCATTCGATCTCTGGTCGCTGGCGGTGCAGACATCGTGGATGATGGCCGAGGCGCAGGCCGTGATCTGGATGCGGCTGATGGGGATGGCCGGTCTCTGGTCCGTGGCATCATCGGAACAGCCGCGCATGTTCACCGAAAAGGTCGATGCCTACATGCGCGCCGTTGCCGCTGCGCAGCGGGCCGCATTTGACGGGGCCAGCGCGACCCGGACCGCAGCCGTTGCCCTGAAACCATATTCCAGCCGGACTGCCGGGAATGTCCGCCGCCTGTCGCGCTGCGGCCCGAAAAGAAAGTAA
- the ureC gene encoding urease subunit alpha — protein sequence MPVSISRAAYADMYGPTTGDKLRLADTDLIIEVERDLTTYGDEVKFGGGKVIRDGMGQSQVTRAEGAMDTVVTNALIVDHSGIYKADVGLKDGGIAAIGKAGNPDTQPGVDIIIGPGTEIIAGEGRILTAGGFDSHIHYICPQQIEDALHSGLTTMLGGGTGPAHGTLATTCTPGPWHMGRMLQSADAFPMNLAFAGKGNASLPAALEEQVRGGACALKLHEDWGTTPAAIDCCLSVADDMDVQVMIHTDTLNESGFVENTIAAMKGRTIHAFHTEGAGGGHAPDIIRVVGENHVLPSSTNPTRPYTVNTIEEHLDMLMVCHHLDKAIPEDVAFAESRIRRETIAAEDILHDMGAFSIIASDSQAMGRVGEVIIRTWQTAHKMKVQRGRLADETGENDNLRVRRFIAKYTINPAIAHGVSKHIGSIEVGKRADLVLWNPAFFGVKPEMVLLGGTIACAQMGDPNASIPTPQPVYSRPMFGAFGRSVENSAVIFVSEAAQKDGVGKRLGLAKQTLAVENTRNIGKRDMVLNDTLPEIEVNPETYEVRANGELLTCEPAKELPMAQRYFMF from the coding sequence ATGCCAGTTTCGATTTCACGTGCCGCCTATGCGGATATGTATGGACCTACCACCGGCGACAAGCTCCGTCTTGCCGACACGGACCTGATCATCGAGGTCGAGCGTGACCTGACCACCTATGGTGACGAGGTCAAGTTTGGCGGCGGCAAGGTCATTCGTGACGGGATGGGGCAGTCCCAGGTGACACGCGCGGAGGGGGCGATGGATACGGTCGTCACCAATGCGTTGATCGTCGATCACAGCGGCATCTACAAAGCCGACGTTGGGCTGAAGGACGGCGGGATCGCGGCCATAGGCAAGGCGGGCAACCCCGATACGCAACCAGGCGTCGATATCATCATCGGGCCGGGCACCGAGATCATCGCTGGCGAAGGCCGTATCCTGACCGCAGGCGGGTTCGATAGCCACATTCATTACATCTGCCCGCAACAGATCGAAGATGCGTTGCATTCGGGACTGACCACGATGCTGGGAGGCGGCACGGGGCCCGCGCATGGCACGCTCGCCACGACCTGTACGCCGGGGCCATGGCATATGGGGCGAATGCTGCAATCGGCGGACGCGTTTCCGATGAACCTGGCTTTTGCCGGGAAGGGCAACGCCTCGCTTCCCGCCGCGCTGGAAGAACAGGTGCGGGGCGGTGCTTGTGCGCTGAAACTGCATGAGGATTGGGGAACGACACCCGCCGCCATCGATTGTTGCCTGTCGGTGGCCGATGACATGGACGTGCAAGTCATGATCCACACCGACACGCTGAACGAGTCGGGGTTCGTGGAAAACACCATCGCGGCGATGAAAGGCCGGACCATCCACGCGTTCCATACTGAAGGGGCGGGTGGCGGACATGCTCCTGACATCATCCGGGTTGTCGGCGAGAATCACGTCCTGCCCAGTTCCACGAACCCCACGCGGCCCTATACGGTGAACACGATTGAAGAGCATCTCGACATGCTTATGGTCTGTCATCACCTCGACAAGGCAATTCCCGAAGACGTGGCCTTTGCCGAAAGCCGTATCAGGCGCGAAACCATCGCGGCCGAGGACATCTTGCACGATATGGGCGCGTTCTCCATCATTGCATCCGACAGTCAGGCGATGGGCCGCGTGGGTGAGGTGATCATCCGCACATGGCAGACCGCGCATAAGATGAAGGTTCAACGGGGGCGTCTGGCTGACGAAACCGGCGAGAACGACAACCTGCGCGTGCGGCGCTTCATCGCCAAGTACACGATCAACCCGGCAATTGCACATGGCGTGTCGAAGCATATCGGGTCGATCGAGGTCGGCAAGCGTGCCGATCTGGTGCTGTGGAACCCTGCATTTTTCGGTGTGAAGCCCGAGATGGTCCTGCTGGGCGGCACGATTGCCTGCGCCCAGATGGGGGATCCAAACGCGTCGATCCCGACGCCGCAGCCGGTCTATTCGCGTCCCATGTTCGGGGCGTTCGGGCGGTCCGTTGAAAATTCGGCGGTGATCTTCGTCAGTGAAGCCGCCCAGAAAGATGGTGTTGGAAAGCGGCTTGGGCTGGCCAAGCAGACCCTGGCGGTAGAAAACACCCGCAATATCGGCAAACGCGACATGGTTCTGAATGACACGCTGCCCGAAATCGAGGTTAACCCCGAAACCTATGAGGTGCGCGCGAATGGTGAACTGCTGACCTGCGAGCCCGCAAAAGAACTGCCAATGGCGCAACGTTATTTCATGTTCTGA